A window of Halobacillus naozhouensis genomic DNA:
TATAGTCTCTTGCCCAGTAACCATGATAAGACGTGTACCCACTTGGATGCAGGGCATACACGTTTTCAACTGGCTGGGAAATCCAGATGGCTGTGACTCCCATATCGGTTAAATAGCCATCATTTATCTTTTCAATGATCCCTTGCCAATCACCACCACAGTACTTATGCAGATTACTGCAGTTTTCACTAAATATATCTCCATTAGGGTTATTCTCAGGATTACCATCATAAAATCGATCGGTCACAATTTGATAAATCACATCGTTTGAATAGTTCACATCGTTGGATGCTTCACTATGGACAGAGGTAAATACAAAGGTGCTGACGAACATGAGAGTTAGCGCAATCGCTTTCACAAAAATGTTGATTGTCTTCCCCAATATAAATCTCCTCCTTTATTTAAATAAACCGCTGCAGATCCCCCTTTCCAAAAAAATAAACCCCGACTTTTAAAGAAAAGTCGGGGTTGTTTGTTGGTGACAAAAGCATGGCCCTCTAATTTTATAATTGTGTGTAAACCTGATGTTACTTTTAATTAGTACGTGAGAATGAACGTTATGTATATAGGTAATTATACCTTTTTTCAACCCGTAATCATTTCAAAATTATAGAAATCGATAATAGATAGTCAATTTTCGAAAAAATTAGTTATTTATCTGAAACCGCTTGCAAGTAAATTGAATTAACTGTAAAATGATGTTCAAATTGGAGGGCAAGCGATTGCACAAATTTTTTCGCAATGCTTGTGAAAGCTTAAAACTATTATTCAAAAGGGGAGATCGTATGGAAAGAAGAGTGTTTTCGGTTGTAGCATTGTTGTCATTATTTCTCTTGTTAGCAGCGTGTGCGCCAGATCGAGAAGAAGTTACAAGTGAACAGGATACAAACTCTGAGGGGACTGCTGAAAAACCTGAAGAACTTACGATTTGGGCAAACGACGAAGAAAAACAATTGGAGGCTATTAAAAAGATTGCGGCTGATTACGAAGAGCAAGAAGGAATAAAAGTAAATGTCGTACCTAAATCCATGCTTGATCAAGTACAGGAATTATCCCTTGCTGGCCCAGAGGGAAATGGTCCAGATTTATTCTATCAACCCCATGATCAACTTGGAACTATTGTAGCCCAGGGACTTGCAGAACCTCTGAATATATCAGATGAAGAGTTGAGTGGATATAGTGATGTAGCTGTTGAGGCTGTCAGCTATAAATACAACGGTGAAACCGCTATTTATGGAGTACCTTCTGTTCTTGAAACATATGGTGTTTTTTACAATAAAGATATCATCTCGAAAGCCCCTGAAACCATTGAGGATCTAAAAACGATTCTTGAAAAACATACCAACCCAGCAAAAGATGAATATGGATTTTTAATGAAACCAAATGATTTGTATTTTGCATATCCTTTCTTTAAAAACTATGGTGGTTATATTTTTGGCGGTGAAACGGGTGAATTCGATACGACGGACATTGGTTTAAATAATGAAGGAGCTGTAGAAGGGGGTAAACTGTTCCAATCGTTCTTTGGTTCAGAAAAGATTCCACCAGGAACAACGGCAGATGTTGTAGATGGTCTCTTTACGGCAGGAAAGGTAGGGGCAGTTATTAATGGTCCTTGGAGTATTACTGGATATAAAGAAGCTATAGGAGACAGCCTTGGCTTTGCGCCATTCCCAGAAATAAATGGAGAGCCTGGTAAAACATTGGTAGGAGTGAAGTCCTGGATGGTTTCCTACTACTCTGAGAATAAAGATTGGGCTCAGGATCTTGCCCTATTTATGACAAACGAAGAAAACCAAAAGTATTATTTTGAAGTGGCCGGGGAAATGCCAACGAACACGAATGCGCTCGAGTCTATTGAAGATCCAATTTATAACGCATTTGCGGAACAGGTTAAGTATGGTGTACCAATGCCGAGCACCCCTCAAATGTCTCAAGTATGGGAGCCGATGAATAATGCTTTACAGTTCATAGCTGAAGGAGAAAATGTACAAGCTGTTTTAGACGAAGCCGTTAGGCAAATTAAAACAAAAATACAAGCTAGCGGTGCAAGTCAATAAATAGATTACAGGTATAAAGAGAGTGGGGAGGATTTTCTCCCCATTTTCTTTTCAAACCTCTATTGGATTAAAGAGGGATTCTAAACGTTTGAAAGGAGGCCTTTTCATTGGCTATACCAGATTTAAAAGATTATGGGGATCAAGAGACGACGAATAAAGGGCCCAGGAAAAAACAACATAAACCTAGAGTGGCTATGATTTTATCCATACTATTTGCGGGATTGGGCCAATTGTATAATCGCAGGTTTATGAAAGGTTTCACTTTCATTATCGTAGAGTTGGCGTTTATTGTGACGCTGCTGGAATCTATCAATTATGGACTGTGGGGGCTGCGTACGTTAGGTACGATTCCAGGGGTTGATCATTCCATCCGTTTATTAGTGTTCGGTGTTCTTTCTTTAATTGGAGTTTTCTTTGCTTTATCCCTTTATATTTATAATGTAGTGGACGCAAGGAATCAGGCTCGTAAGATTCAGAATGGATGGAAACCGATGGGATTCAGAGAGAGCATGAGGACATTTTATGATCATGCCTTCCCTTACTTAATGACCTTCCCTGGATTAGTTCTCATGATCTTTGTCGTTATATTTCCCTTGTTATTCTCCGTGTTATTAGCGTTTACGAACTACAATTTGTATAATTCTCCACCTCGAAATTTAGTAGATTGGGTAGGTTTCGAAAACTTTGTTAATTTGGCTACAGTACCCATCTGGCAAGACACGTTTGTAAGTGTATTTTCTTGGACCATTGTCTGGACGGTTGTGGCAACCACGCTGCAAATTGGCCTTGGTCTTTTCTTGGCTTTGCTAGTGAATGATCCCCGCATTAAATTTAAAAAACTGATTCGCACTATTTTAATTTTGCCATGGGCAGTGCCAGCGTTCGTGACCATCCTTATATTTTCTGCCATGTTCAATGATGATTTCGGCGCCATAAATAAGGATATTATTATGCCGCTATTTGGTGGGGACGGACTACCGTGGCTGAGTGATCCATTTTATGCCCGGGTTGCGATCATTATGGTTCAGACTTGGCTTGGGTTTCCGTTTATTTTTGCGCTATTTACGGGTGTTCTACAAAGTATCTCGAAAGATTGGTATGAAGCAGCAGACGTGGATGGCGGCTCCCGGTTTCAGAAATTTAGACATATCACGCTTCCGCATGTAATGTTTGCCACCGCGCCGCTTCTCATTATGCAATATGCTCAGAACTTTAATAATTTTAACGTCATCTATCTGTTTAATGAAGGGGGGCCCCCTGTACGGGGACAGAATGCAGGAGGAACAGATATCCTGATTTCCTGGGTTTATAAGCTGACTTTTGATACTAATAATTACAGCATGGCAGCCGCTATTTCAATCATTATGGGATTGTTTGTTTCAGGATTCGCTTTTTATCAATTTAGGAGGACAAGATCATTCAAAGAGGAGGGCGAGATTTAATGGATCAAAAAAAGAAGTCTAAACTGGAGGTTACGGCGATTTATATTATCCTGGCTATTGTCGCGGTCATTATATTTTACCCTCTGGCCTGGACAGTCGGCATGTCATTTAATCAGGGAAGCAGTTTATACTCTTCCTCGCTAATCCCGGAATCCTTCTCTTTAGAACATTATACATGGCTGTTTAGTGAAGAGAGTGACTATTTATTATGGTATAAAAACTCTCTCATTGTTTCCGCAGCTACCGCTATAGGAAGTGTTATTCTAACATCGCTTGTAGCTTATGCTTTTTCCCGCTATCAATTTGTCGGACGGAAGAACGGATTATATGTCTTTCTGCTACTGCAAATGTTTCCGGTTATGATGGCGATGGTAGCTTTATATATCTTTTTAAATATGATTGGGCTGCTGGATACACTCACAGGTTTAATTCTCATTTATTTAGGAGGCCAAATACCCTTTAATGCCTGGCTCGTCAAGGGGTATTTTGATACCATTCCAAGAGAGCTTGACCAAGCTGCCCGAATAGATGGAGCTGGTCATCTAAGAGTATTTTGGAGTATTATGCTGCCATTGGCTAAGCCAATTTTAGCTGTTGTCGCCTTATTTAACTTTATGATGCCTTTGTTTGACTTCTTGCTTCCGACGATTGTGCTTTCAAGCTCCGAAAACTATACATTGGCGGTGGGCTTATACAATTTTATCAACGATCAATTTGCGAATAACTTTACTAGGTTTGCTGCTGGGTCTATTTTAGTGGCCGTCCCCATCGCAGCTGTGTACCTTTACCTTCAGAGATTTCTTATTTCTGGGTTAACAGCAGGGGGGTCAAAGGGGTAAGATTATAGATGAGAAATGTGTAAAGGTTTACAGAAAGTTAAAAATGATAAAATGAGCAATAATGGTATAGAAAATTATAAGTAGAGGGTGAAACTATTGATAACAATTAGTGACGTAGCAAAGGCAACTGGTGTATCATCCTCTACTGTATCTAGAGTCATTGCCGATAATCCGAGGATCAGCTTGGCTACCAAAAAGAAAGTACGGAAAGCAATGAAAGAATTAGGTTATTACCCCAACATTAATGCACGCAACCTGGTCGTAAAATCAACAAAGGCCATTGGGGTAATCATGCCATCGTCAGCTGATAAAGCTTTACAAAACCCCTTCTTTCCAGAAATATTGCGAGGAATTAGTTCTGTTACACATGACAGGCAATATTCACTTACCCTATCAAGTGGGAAGACAGAGGAAGAAATCTTTACTGAAGTTCAGCGAATGGTGTATGGCAGCTATGTAGACGGTGTTATCCTGCTGTATTCACGAGTCAATGATCGAGTGATGAATTTCCTGCGAGAAAAAAAGTTTCCATTTGTTATTGTTGGTAAACCTTATGAACATACAAAAGAAATTACCTATGTAGACAACGATAACCTAGCCGCCGGGAAAGAGATTACAGAGTATCTAATTGCACAGGGTCATGAGAGAATAGCTTTTATCGGAGGCTCGAAAGACTTATTCGTTACAATGGATCGTGAATCAGGTTATGAAGAAGCCATGACTAACTTAGGCATATCCAACGTAGAGGAATATCAAATCCATACGGAATTTCTTAAATCAGGTGGACGTGAAGCGGTTGAACAGTTACTTTCACTGAAGGTTCGACCGACAGGGGTAGTTGTGAGTGATGATCTAATCAGCCTTGGTGTCTTAAGTACATTGGAAGAGTACGGTCTTCATGTACCACGTGACATGTCGCTGGTTAGTTTTAACAATGTTTATCTATCTGAAATTACCCGTCCGGCTTTAACAACCGTTGATATCCAGATCTATGAGCTCGGAGTACAATCTGCTAAAGCATTGATTGAAAAAACAGTTAATAAAGAAGAGCCATCGAAACGGATTATAGTTCCCTATAAGGTTGTTTATAGAGATTCAGTGAATAAACTTACATGAATGATCAGTGCAGGTTTTTAGGTTTCGCCGGAAGTGAAAAAAGGAATGATTGAACTAAAGAGGAGGAAAGACCATTGCCCACTGTATACGACTATAATGTAAAAAAGACGGATGGCGAGATAAAATCACTGCAGGATTTTGAAGGCAGGCCAATGATTATTGTCAACACCGCAAGCAAATGCGGGTTTACGCCACAATTCAAAGGACTTCAAGAGCTATATAAAGCGTATCACAATGATGGATTGGAAATTTTAGGGTTTCCTTCTGATCAGTTTAATAACCAAGAGTTTGATGATATTGATGAAACGATGCAGTACTGTCAACGGAACTATGGGGTCAGTTTTTGGATGTTTGATAAAATCAATGTAAAAGGGGAAGAAGCTGATCCGTTGTTTACGTTTTTAGTTAATGAACAAAAGGGAATTCTTTCATCGGCCATTAAGTGGAATTTCACCAAATTCCTGATTAATCGTGAGGGACAGGTTGTGGAACGCTATGCTCCCACAACCGACCCGAAGAAAATTGAAAAGGACTTGAAGAAGGTATTATAGATCATCACGTAGAACCACACAACTGAAGTGTGGTTTTTTCTTATTTCCCTGATGAGGGACAAAAACTTAACCGTATCTATTAAGATCTGGAATGTTATTGTAAAAAGAGAAGGGCTGACTAAAAAATAGCGAAAAGGTGATCACTTTGATCTATGAAATATTCAGCTTTTATAAAAAAAGAATGTCATTTTGGAATATTTATTTTGACTACATGAAAAAATGGCTGGTTAGTTTATTAGTTATAACTGCTGTTATCATTTCGCTGGGCTTACTGATCGTTTCCTTTTGGATTGGAGTGAAATGGATCATTCTTTTGACGGTTATTCCGATTTTATTAGTTATGATTTATGTAAGAAAGGAAAAGAATAGGATAGCGAAGGAAGTATATAACCAGGATTCGCCAATGGACGTTTTTTACAATAGAAAAGAAGACTTTGCAGCATATTTGGAGAGGAAAGGCATTGTCGAACCTCATCATTTTGAATATTTGATCGAGTTAACCGATAAAAACGCTCAGGACTTAAAGGTTCCTTTCTTAATTAATTGGGGCATTATGGCTGCCATCGCAGCACCTATCTGGATCCAGTATATTCATTATATTTTTTCAAACGAGATCAGTGGTCTAGAGGAAGCTACGGGAACCATGGGGATTTTGATAATGTTCATTGTAGTTATGCTATATGTTGGTTCTATCGTTAGATCTTTCGTTGTCGGTGAGCTGCTCAATGGTGAATATAATAGGATGAAGCAAATGGGGAATTTAATAAGAGATATTTATCTCATTAAATTGAGCCAGGGTCGAAATGAATGGAAATAAGGTTCTGTACGACCGTATCTCTACACAGGTGCAAAAAGACTGTCTTTCAAAAGCGATTATGCGCATAAGAAAATAGACCCGCCCCCTATACAAAAGCGGGTGGGTCTATTTTTCTAACTAGGCTGCACCTTATTCAAAGAGCAACTATCAAGGGGATCACAGTCGCAAGCTGTGGTCCCTTAAATTATGTGCATCCTTTTTCTGTCTTTACCATACCAAATTTCAGAAAAAGTTTAACTATCTTTACGATTTATGCGTGTGTTAATTCTTTTAAAGCGTCTTTAACTGGTACATACTCATACCCAAGGTCGCGTGCTACAGCCTCATAAGTGAGGTTTCCGTTAATGGTGTTGAGCCCTTGTTCGATCGCTTCGTTTTCTTCAATAGCTTTGACAACACCTTTAGAAGCAATTTGTAACGCATACGGAATGGTCACGTTCGTTAATCCGATCGTAGCCGTGCGTGGAACAGCACCTGGAATGTTGGCAACCGCATAATGAAGGACGCCATGTTTTTCATAAATTGGGTCATCATGTGTTGTGATGTGATCGACGGTTTCAAAGTTACCGCCTTGGTCGATCGCAACGTCGACGATGACAGATCCTGGTTTCATGGATTTGACCATATCTTCTGATACTAGCTTCGGTGCTTTAGCTCCTGGGATAAGGACAGCGCCAACGACTAGATCAGAATCCTTCACTGATTCAGCGATATTGAATGGATTTGACATCAATGTTTGCACGTCAGATCCGAACAGGTCATCTAATTCGCGTAAACGGTTCGGGTTCAAGTCGAGGATCGTGACGTGTGCGCCGAGTCCGACAGCAATTTTGGCTGCGTTGGTTCCAACAATTCCGCCGCCAATGATCGTAACTTTTCCACGATTAACACCAGGGATGCCACTTAGGAGGATCCCTTTTCCACCATAAGATTTCTCAAGATACTGAGCACCGATTTGCGAAGCCATGCGTCCGGCTACCTCACTCATTGGTGTAAGAAGCGGGAGAGTATGGTTAACGGAAACCGTCTCATAAGCGATGGCGGTTACTTCGTTTTCCACTAGAGCTTTTGTCAATTCAGGCTCTGCAGCAAGGTGAAGGTACGTAAATAAGATTAATCCTTTACGGAAGTAGCCATATTCAGAAGGGAGAGGCTCCTTTACTTTCATGACCATTTCTGCTTTTGTCCAAATATCTGAAGCGCTTTCAATAACTGTGGCACCAGATGCTTTATATTCTTCATCTGTAAAATTACTGCCGAGTCCTGCGTTGGTTTCGATCAAAACAGTGTGACCGGCCTTTATGACATTGACGACTCCCGACGGGGTAATCGCTACACGGTTTTCATTGTTCTTAATTTCTTTCGGAATGCCGATAATCATCTCTATTCCCTGCCTTTCTTAGTACATGTTAAAGCTAGTATATCTCGCGTTCTCGTTTTTTGATTTAGGAAGATTACACAAAATAAAAGAGATGGTTTGTGTAAAATCACAAATCATCCCTTTCCATTTCATGAATGAGTAAATCTAAATATAAGGTGGTTTTCTGATTAGGATCTTTTAAATCAATCGAGCCGATCTCTTTAATCCTTTTTAGTCGATAATTCAATGTATTGGTATGAATGTGCATATCTTCGGCAGCCTTATGAACGTTGCTGTTGCAGTCTAGAAAAACTTTCAGCGTTCCGACAAGTTCAGACTTGTTCCTGCGGTCATAGTCGTACAACTTTTCAAGAAAATCATTCCGATACTGCTCGCGGCTGCGAAGGGAGGCTAACTCATTTATAAATTGATAGATGCCAAGTTCCTGATAACTGGACACGTGCTGCAGGTCCTTAGTGAATTGTTCTTTCAACTCGAGTACTTTCAATGCTTGCCTATAGCTGTCACTCACGTGTTCTGGGGAGTCGTAAATAATCCCGAATGATCCTTTTACGTCTTCGAATTGCAAGCGTTCCTTCATTTTTTGGGTGAAATCATGAATAAAGGCATGACAGATACGAGCAGCATCTTCTTCCTCATCTGATCGCACCAGTAAGATCAACTGATTTTCGTCAAAAATTCGGCTGACGATCCGTGTTTGTTGAAGGGTTTCCGTCAAGTAGTAGGCGTGCCGTTCAACGGATTGATTCATATTCTCATCGAATTCAAATACGGCCACACAAAGCTGTCCGGTTAATTTTGTTCCAAAACGTTTGGCATGGCGAATAATTTCCGGCTTATAATGAAGAGTGCCTGTCAGAAGCTGCCAGAAAAATTCCTTCTGATTTTCTTCTGACTTTCTTTTTTTCACTTGATGATGAAGCAGATGGCGACTGACCAGCTTGGAGGCGTCCTTGATCAACTGTAAATGATGTTCGGTAATCCTTACCTCATTCGCCTGCGCCCAAATAAATCCAAGCACATCTTTATTTTTTCGAACTGAAACAGCAATCCGATTTCCCAGACCGATTTCGTCGATCGCTTTGACCACTATTGGTTCTCCGCTTGCGAATAACTTGGACATAATTCCGTGCTTCCACAATCCATTAATGACACGTTCTGGAACCTTGCGCCTCATGATGGTAGCCGTTCTCGCCTCATCTACATTATGTTCATGCTTACTATAAGAAACGATGCGGTGGTTAGGGTCTTCAATGGTGACAGGACAGCCAAGAATCTCTGCGATTCGATCAGCCAGGCCTTCTGGTGACTCCGGTCCATCTGAAAATCCGTTTAATTGACTTGATGAATGGCTCATACCTGTGGCTCCTTCACTTCCTGATTACCTTCATCTTATCATGGTTTTCGGGCGGGCAAAACATCTACTTAGAGCTGGGCAGGAAATGATCAGGCTGCCATTATAATCTATTTGAATGATACTGGTAATCAACTTATGGACGAATGGGATCTATTAAAATAGTTGGAAAATTAGTATAATTAATTTTGGTAGATAAATATCTTTGGGGGGTTTTTCATGATGAAAGCAAAGTGGTTGTGGTTGGCGATGTTGTTAGTGCTGACCATGATTCTGGGAGCGTGCAATAGTGGTAAAGAAGAAGCGAGTTCAGGCAGCAGTGAAGCCGAAGATACCAAAGGGGCTGCTGACAGTGAACAAGTTTTAAATATCATAGAAAGCGCGGAAATACCAACGATGGATTCATCTTTAGCTGCTGATGCTGTAACCATGCAATGGCTGGCGACAACGACAGATGGCTTGTATCGCTTGGGAGAAGGCGCCGAACCAGAGCCGGGAATTGCTACAGACCATACCGTGAGTGAAGATGGTCTAACTTGGACGTTTACACTGCGTGATGATGCGACATGGTCAAATGGTGATCCAGTAACAGCGCATGATTTTGTATTTGCGTGGCAGCGTGCCGTTAATCCAGATACGGGATCTGAGTACGGACCCTACATGATGGGTGGCGTGATTAAAAATGCCACAGCGATTTCCAAAGGGGAAGCCCCTGTTAAAGAACTTGGGGTTAAAGCTGTAGATGATTATACATTAAAGGTAACGCTTGAAAAACCGACACCTTACTTTGAATCGATGACAACGTTCGGTACGTTCCTTCCATTAAATCAAGAGTTTGTTGAAAAGCATGGAGAGGAGTATGGTCTTGAAGCAGCCACAGTCCTTTCAAACGGACCCTTTAAACTGGCTGAATGGGACCATGGTCAGAAATTTGTACTGAAGAAAAATGAAGATTACTGGGATGCCGACAAAGTTAAGCTTAAGCAAATCAACGTGAGCATCGTTAAAGAAACGGCATCTGCCGTTAATTTATACGAAACAGGTAAAGTGGACAGAGTGAACTTAACTTCAGAATTCGTTGATGAATACCGTACTTCGGAAGAATTCCGGACAATTGAAGAGCCGACTGTAGTTTTATCTGAAATTAAATCAAGAGAATGAAATTCTGTCTAACGTCAATGCACGGAAAGCCCTACAGCTCGCTGTTAACCGCAAAAGTATGGTGGATGTAATTTTAAATAATGGTTCGATTTCTACGGGCGGAGTAGTCCCGGCAAACTTCGCCAAGCATCCGAAAACGGGCGAGGATTTCCGTGAAGTAAATGGCCCGCTAGTAGAATCAAATTTAGAAAAAGCACAAGAACTGTGGGCTAAAGCAAAGGAAGAATTAGGTGTTGAACAGGTAGAGTTAGGTTATATTGGGGGAGACACTGAAGTATCCCAGAAAATTGATGCCTATATTAAAGATCAGTTTGAACAACTGGAAGGGCTGACAATTAACGTCGAGAGTCTTCCTTTTCAAGTCAAGCTGGATCGTGATGAAACTATGGATTATGACATCCAAAGTACTGGCTGGGCTCCAGATTACATGGACCCGAATACCTTCTTAAATATATGGATGACTGGCGGCGGAAGCAACAAAACTGGCTATGCTAGTGAAGAATATGATGCTTTAATAGAAAAGGCAGGTACAGAATTGGCTAAGAAACCTGTGAAACGATTTGAAACATTCCTTAAGGCTGAGAAAATGCTTATTCAGGAAGATGCAGTCCTTGTACCTTTGTACCAACGTGCAATGGCCCAGCTTCAGAAACCTTATGTGAAAAATGTTACAGCGAATCCAATGAGTCCGGATTATACGTACAAATATGCGTATATTGAAGGGAAGTAGGAACACTTTTCTACTAAAAGATCTCGATTATGATCCCATAGCCGGGATCTTTTTGGATGTATTAGCAATAGGGAAGAAGCTGTAACGCCACAAACCCTTATATAGCAACGGTTTTACAAGTTCTAAAATACAGTTTTTTTAAGTAATGCAACTCGTGTATATGGTATATTATAGATAGTTGTCCAAATTGAATAGGGTGTCGGCTAGCCCCATGTCAGAGAAAAAAGGGTGTGAGGCCATGAGTGTATTTGAAGCCTTGACCGTCCACTTGCTGTGCTTTTTATCCTGGTTGGATTGCTATTCGTACTGGCGGGAGTTTACCCATTGAATTATCCAATGAAGAAGAACCACTCTGGTAGAGTAAGAGACTGACTCTAAAAAATAGCCCTGCACTCCTTCAGGTACAGGGCTTTTATCTTTTGGATTAATTCTCTTTTTCTTGACACCATTGCAAAATAAACGCAGCAATTGTTTTTGTCGTCGTTTTCAGGCTTGTTAAATCAACATATTCATTCGGTCCATGCATGTTAGCGCCGGTTGGTCCATAACAAGTTGCTGGAATTCCGAACTCTTCAAAGGCACGAATATCAGTAGTAGCGGTAAAGGCAATAGATTCTAACTCTTGATTGGTCGTGAGTCTATGACCTTCCGCAAGACTGTTGAATAGGTCATTGTCCGTGGAGGTGGAGAATCCTGGTGCGCTAAATCCGTAAAAAGATACGTCTGGCGGGGTTTCCCGCAGCCAGTCATCTTTTTCGGCAGCTGCCAAGATCCAGTCTCTGACTTCCGCTTGGATCTCAGCTGGATTCTGGTCGGGATAGAAGCCTACTCGAGCTTCGAACGTACATTCAGAAGGAACATTTGAAGCCCAATCTCCCCCTTGAATGACGCCGGTGTTTACGTT
This region includes:
- a CDS encoding PucR family transcriptional regulator — translated: MSHSSSQLNGFSDGPESPEGLADRIAEILGCPVTIEDPNHRIVSYSKHEHNVDEARTATIMRRKVPERVINGLWKHGIMSKLFASGEPIVVKAIDEIGLGNRIAVSVRKNKDVLGFIWAQANEVRITEHHLQLIKDASKLVSRHLLHHQVKKRKSEENQKEFFWQLLTGTLHYKPEIIRHAKRFGTKLTGQLCVAVFEFDENMNQSVERHAYYLTETLQQTRIVSRIFDENQLILLVRSDEEEDAARICHAFIHDFTQKMKERLQFEDVKGSFGIIYDSPEHVSDSYRQALKVLELKEQFTKDLQHVSSYQELGIYQFINELASLRSREQYRNDFLEKLYDYDRRNKSELVGTLKVFLDCNSNVHKAAEDMHIHTNTLNYRLKRIKEIGSIDLKDPNQKTTLYLDLLIHEMERDDL
- the ald gene encoding alanine dehydrogenase, which codes for MIIGIPKEIKNNENRVAITPSGVVNVIKAGHTVLIETNAGLGSNFTDEEYKASGATVIESASDIWTKAEMVMKVKEPLPSEYGYFRKGLILFTYLHLAAEPELTKALVENEVTAIAYETVSVNHTLPLLTPMSEVAGRMASQIGAQYLEKSYGGKGILLSGIPGVNRGKVTIIGGGIVGTNAAKIAVGLGAHVTILDLNPNRLRELDDLFGSDVQTLMSNPFNIAESVKDSDLVVGAVLIPGAKAPKLVSEDMVKSMKPGSVIVDVAIDQGGNFETVDHITTHDDPIYEKHGVLHYAVANIPGAVPRTATIGLTNVTIPYALQIASKGVVKAIEENEAIEQGLNTINGNLTYEAVARDLGYEYVPVKDALKELTHA
- a CDS encoding peptide ABC transporter substrate-binding protein, whose translation is MMKAKWLWLAMLLVLTMILGACNSGKEEASSGSSEAEDTKGAADSEQVLNIIESAEIPTMDSSLAADAVTMQWLATTTDGLYRLGEGAEPEPGIATDHTVSEDGLTWTFTLRDDATWSNGDPVTAHDFVFAWQRAVNPDTGSEYGPYMMGGVIKNATAISKGEAPVKELGVKAVDDYTLKVTLEKPTPYFESMTTFGTFLPLNQEFVEKHGEEYGLEAATVLSNGPFKLAEWDHGQKFVLKKNEDYWDADKVKLKQINVSIVKETASAVNLYETGKVDRVNLTSEFVDEYRTSEEFRTIEEPTVVLSEIKSRE
- a CDS encoding glutathione peroxidase, whose translation is MPTVYDYNVKKTDGEIKSLQDFEGRPMIIVNTASKCGFTPQFKGLQELYKAYHNDGLEILGFPSDQFNNQEFDDIDETMQYCQRNYGVSFWMFDKINVKGEEADPLFTFLVNEQKGILSSAIKWNFTKFLINREGQVVERYAPTTDPKKIEKDLKKVL
- a CDS encoding ABC transporter substrate-binding protein, with product MSNVNARKALQLAVNRKSMVDVILNNGSISTGGVVPANFAKHPKTGEDFREVNGPLVESNLEKAQELWAKAKEELGVEQVELGYIGGDTEVSQKIDAYIKDQFEQLEGLTINVESLPFQVKLDRDETMDYDIQSTGWAPDYMDPNTFLNIWMTGGGSNKTGYASEEYDALIEKAGTELAKKPVKRFETFLKAEKMLIQEDAVLVPLYQRAMAQLQKPYVKNVTANPMSPDYTYKYAYIEGK
- a CDS encoding LacI family DNA-binding transcriptional regulator, giving the protein MITISDVAKATGVSSSTVSRVIADNPRISLATKKKVRKAMKELGYYPNINARNLVVKSTKAIGVIMPSSADKALQNPFFPEILRGISSVTHDRQYSLTLSSGKTEEEIFTEVQRMVYGSYVDGVILLYSRVNDRVMNFLREKKFPFVIVGKPYEHTKEITYVDNDNLAAGKEITEYLIAQGHERIAFIGGSKDLFVTMDRESGYEEAMTNLGISNVEEYQIHTEFLKSGGREAVEQLLSLKVRPTGVVVSDDLISLGVLSTLEEYGLHVPRDMSLVSFNNVYLSEITRPALTTVDIQIYELGVQSAKALIEKTVNKEEPSKRIIVPYKVVYRDSVNKLT
- a CDS encoding sugar ABC transporter substrate-binding protein yields the protein MERRVFSVVALLSLFLLLAACAPDREEVTSEQDTNSEGTAEKPEELTIWANDEEKQLEAIKKIAADYEEQEGIKVNVVPKSMLDQVQELSLAGPEGNGPDLFYQPHDQLGTIVAQGLAEPLNISDEELSGYSDVAVEAVSYKYNGETAIYGVPSVLETYGVFYNKDIISKAPETIEDLKTILEKHTNPAKDEYGFLMKPNDLYFAYPFFKNYGGYIFGGETGEFDTTDIGLNNEGAVEGGKLFQSFFGSEKIPPGTTADVVDGLFTAGKVGAVINGPWSITGYKEAIGDSLGFAPFPEINGEPGKTLVGVKSWMVSYYSENKDWAQDLALFMTNEENQKYYFEVAGEMPTNTNALESIEDPIYNAFAEQVKYGVPMPSTPQMSQVWEPMNNALQFIAEGENVQAVLDEAVRQIKTKIQASGASQ
- a CDS encoding carbohydrate ABC transporter permease; this encodes MILSILFAGLGQLYNRRFMKGFTFIIVELAFIVTLLESINYGLWGLRTLGTIPGVDHSIRLLVFGVLSLIGVFFALSLYIYNVVDARNQARKIQNGWKPMGFRESMRTFYDHAFPYLMTFPGLVLMIFVVIFPLLFSVLLAFTNYNLYNSPPRNLVDWVGFENFVNLATVPIWQDTFVSVFSWTIVWTVVATTLQIGLGLFLALLVNDPRIKFKKLIRTILILPWAVPAFVTILIFSAMFNDDFGAINKDIIMPLFGGDGLPWLSDPFYARVAIIMVQTWLGFPFIFALFTGVLQSISKDWYEAADVDGGSRFQKFRHITLPHVMFATAPLLIMQYAQNFNNFNVIYLFNEGGPPVRGQNAGGTDILISWVYKLTFDTNNYSMAAAISIIMGLFVSGFAFYQFRRTRSFKEEGEI
- a CDS encoding sugar ABC transporter permease, which encodes MDQKKKSKLEVTAIYIILAIVAVIIFYPLAWTVGMSFNQGSSLYSSSLIPESFSLEHYTWLFSEESDYLLWYKNSLIVSAATAIGSVILTSLVAYAFSRYQFVGRKNGLYVFLLLQMFPVMMAMVALYIFLNMIGLLDTLTGLILIYLGGQIPFNAWLVKGYFDTIPRELDQAARIDGAGHLRVFWSIMLPLAKPILAVVALFNFMMPLFDFLLPTIVLSSSENYTLAVGLYNFINDQFANNFTRFAAGSILVAVPIAAVYLYLQRFLISGLTAGGSKG